The following coding sequences lie in one Lolium perenne isolate Kyuss_39 chromosome 2, Kyuss_2.0, whole genome shotgun sequence genomic window:
- the LOC127336621 gene encoding AT-hook motif nuclear-localized protein 10: protein MDGKELISPSDLPPFYPQQPPHHHRMLGGGGGGHNSPSSLAGMHSVIRPMPNMSMSPTAILQSIGGGGPGSLSGMQFHMDGTPSPSSMMHGGNMSGSGNMVSVSGSGGTMPVASQPEPVKRKRGRPRKYGPDGAMKQHLASTQGQQQQQHHQMMGAAPPPRMGSMSGQDMAGGLDDAAAKKRRGRPPGTGKKLSSPKPSGNAFSGSAGTSFTPHIITASPSEDVAGKIAAFVSQSPRAVCVLSAMGSISRAVLRNLGDHASSAAMAPPSYNNNPSIYEGLYEILSLSGSYNLNEAQLNQSDGLSVTLCSPERHVIGGVLGGALVAASTVQVVLGTFVNGGSKSKSKKAVKPPPAFGPDTLTGGGGPDASPSSGGHNQNLTPPPSIVTTGGWPSSGIFDTRSSSIDINNSSRG from the exons ATGGATGGCAAAGAACTCATCTCACCGTCCGACCTGCCGCCATTCTACCCGCAACAGCCACCCCACCACCACCGCATGctcggcggcggtggaggagggcaTAACAGCCCGTCCTCCCTCGCCGGGATGCACTCCGTCATCCGCCCTATGCCAAACATGAGCATGAGCCCCACGGCCATCCTCCAGtccatcggcggcggcggccccggCTCCCTCTCCGGGATGCAGTTCCACATGGACGGCACGCCGTCGCCGTCCTCCATGATGCACGGCGGCAACATGTCCGGGTCCGGCAACATGGTCTCCGTTTCTGGCTCGGGCGGCACGATGCCGGTCGCCAGCCAGCCGGAGCCGGTCAAGCGGAAGCGGGGCAGGCCGCGCAAGTACGGGCCCGACGGGGCCATGAAGCAGCACCTGGCGTCCACGCaggggcagcagcagcagcaacatcaCCAGATGAtgggcgccgcgccgccgccgaggaTGGGCTCGATGTCCGGGCAGGACATGGCGGGCGGGTTGGATGACGCGGCGGCCAAGAAGCGGCGGGGCAGGCCTCCCGGGACCGGGAAGAAGCTCTCCTCCCCTAAACCCTCCG GCAATGCGTTCTCTGGCTCAGCTGGAACGAGCTTCACTCCTCACATCATCACAGCATCTCCTTCTGAG GATGTAGCAGGGAAGATAGCGGCATTCGTGAGCCAGTCACCGAGGGCTGTGTGCGTGCTCTCGGCGATGGGCTCCATCTCCAGAGCCGTCCTCCGCAACCTGggagaccacgcctcctccgccgcaatggctcctccTTCTTACAACAACAATCCTTCCATTTACGAG GGCTTGTATGAGATCCTGAGTTTATCTGGCTCTTACAATCTGAATGAGGCGCAGCTGAACCAGAGTGACGGGCTCAGCGTCACGCTCTGCAGCCCAGAGAGGCATGTCATTGGAGGTGTTCTGGGTGGAGCCTTGGTGGCTGCCAGCACAGTGCAG GTGGTACTAGGGACTTTTGTCAATGGAGGGTCCAAATCAAAATCAAAGAAAGCCGTGAAACCACCGCCAGCCTTCGGTCCAGACACGCTCACCGGCGGAGGAGGGCCAGACGCGTCACCCAGCTCTGGTGGACATAACCAAAACCTAACGCCGCCGCCCTCCATCGTAACAACTGGAGGATGGCCTAGCTCCGGGATATTTGACACGAGAAGTTCCAGCATTGATATCAACAACTCGTCTAGAGGATAG